CCCGCGTTGTCGTCGATGGCCTTCTTGGCCGCGTCGGACAGGGCGTCATAGGTCGACTTCTTCATGAAGACCGCGCCGACAGCCAGTCCGAAGGGCGCATCGACGATATACTTGACCTCTTCGTCCAGCTTCCAGGCCTGCATCACAGCGATGTTGGTCATCACCCCGTCGATCACGCCGCGCGACAGCGACTGGTAATATTCCGGCACGATTACCGAAACTGGCACACCGCCCATGCGCTTGACGATCTCGCCGCGCAGTTTGGACCCAAGGCCGATCTTCAGGCCCGACAGGTCGGTGATGTCCTTCAGCGGCGTCTTGGTGATGATGTTGACGTTCGGGTTGCAGGTGAAGGCTATGACCTTGTAATCGTCAAGCGCCGGGAACATCCCTGCCTCGTACATCTTCCAGATCGCGCCGCAGGCGGCGACGTTGTCGCGGAAGAAGTTCGGCAGGCCGACCACCGTCAGGCCGGCAAAGCGGTTGCCATAGACCAGCGGCAGATCCCATGCGATATCCGCAACCCCGGCATCGACGCGGTCGAACATCTGACCGTTCTTGCCAAGCGCGGAATCGGGATAAAGCTCCAGCTTCAGCGCGTCGCCGGCGGATTTCTCGACGCGGGCGGCCCAATCGGCGTGGTAATCCTTCCACTGATCGCCGGCGCTGGGAATGCCGGTGCCGAACTTCAGGTTGGCGGTATCCGCCATCGCGGGCAGCACGGTCATGCAGCCCGCGAAGGTAGCGCCGAAAAGCGTCTTGGTAAGCATGTTCATTCTGTGGTTCTCCCTGTTCATCCCGCCGATCCGCGCGCCAGTTTCATGGCGGTTGGGTTCATCGTCGGAACATTCCTTTCCGGAGTCGCGATTGAGTTTAGGTAAAGGCTCGCCAGAGCCCGGCACCCAATCCAATTCCTCCCTGCCTTGAGGAATATTCGGTCGCTTTCCCAATCGTCAACCAGAGCAAATCTGTTGAGGCATTGACGAATAATCACAGTGGCCGAACCGGGGTGCCTTTTGCAACGCGCCGCCGGGGTTGTGCGGAAAACTCCGGGCATGCGCAGTATTTCTGCAGTCGACAGCCCGGCCCCCAGGCCTCAGGCTGCGCCTGGACCGAACCCAGGAATACGCTCATGGATCTTGCTGCAAACCTTCCCGTCTCGCCGCCGACCGTTCCGCTGCCCAAGGGCGCCTGGGACTGCCATGCACATGTCTTCGGCCCGTTCGACCGTTTTCCGCTGCATCCCAAGGCGCCCTATCCGCCGCCGCTTGCGACGCGCCAGGATTACATGGCCATGCTCGACAAGGTCGGATTCGCCCATGGCGTGCTGGTGCACCCGTCGGCCAACGGCTATGACAATGCGACCACCGCCGATGCCGTCCTTGCGGCGCCCGACCGGCTTGTCGGCGTTGCCGTGGTGGCCGAGGATGCGACCGATGCGCAGCTGGCCAGCCTGCACGGGCAGGGGTTTAGCGGTATCCGTTTCACCGAGAACGGGCATCCGCATTCCGAGGGCACGCTTCCGCTGGCCCGGCTGGGGGACTTTCGGGGACGGCTGGCGGCCAATGGCTGGCACGCCCAGATCTGGGCGAAATGTTCCGAGATCCTGAAGCAGGCCGACCTGTTCGCCAGCCGGACCACACCGGCGATTCTGGATCATATGGGATTCTTCCAGAAGGGCGGCACCGTTGACGATGCCGAATTTCGCGACCTGATCGCCCTGCTGCGTAACAGCGCCATCTGGGTCAAGCTGACACCGCATCGCGTGTCGGACCGTTTCCCCGATTGCGCCGATGTCCGGGCGCAGCACGATGCCATCGTCGAGGCGATCCCCGACCGCATCGTCTGGGGCAGCGACTGGCCCTTTATCGGCATGCATGGCCAGTCGCCCGACGTCGGGCGGCAGGTCGATCTGTTCGACCAGTGGATCGCAGGCGATGCCACCCTTCGGCAGAAGGTCATGGTGGACAATCCGGCGCGCTTCTACCGCTCGCGCGCCTGACCGGCACCTTCGATCGACCGCCGCTCCATGCCCGCAATGACCGTCGCAAGTTCGGCATTGTGGGCCTCGGCCTCGGCCTGAACCCACTGGGCGAAATCCGCGACCTTGCGGTCGCGGTTGTCCTCTTCCAGCACGAGTTCATAATCGAAGCCATCGTCGCACAGGATCGGGATGGGCGTGACCAGGCGCCCGGCCTGAATATCTTCCATCACCAGCGAGATTTGCCCCGCCGCCACGCCGACACCTTCGACCGCGGCCTGATAGGCCAGACTGGAGCTGGCGAAGGTCACCCCGTCCTGCTGCGGGATCGGTCGGGCGCCGGCCACCTGCAACCAGTCGGGCCAGTGCGTCGGGCGGGCGCTGGAATGCAGCAGCTTGTGATTGGCCAGATCCGCGACCGAATTGATCGGATTGCTTTCCAGCAGCCGCGGGCTGCAAACCGGGATCAGCTCGTTGGAAAACAGCCAGTAGGAAACGATGCCATCCATCTCCTGATCGTCCAGCCGCAGCGCCGCGTCCAGATTGTTGCTGCGCAGCACGCGCGGCACCGGCGTTTCGGCCGACAGGCAGATGTTCCACTGCGGATAGGCGGCGTGGAACCGTTGCAGCCGCGGCACCATCCAGCGCAGTGTCAGGGTCATCGAGCAGCAGATGTTGATCTGCGAATCGCGGTCCTTGTTGGTCAGCTTGTGGGTTGCGGTCTCGATCTGGTCGAAGATGTGGGACAGATCGCGCGCATATTCCGCGCAACGCTCGGACATCTCGAGCTTGCCGGCGGTGCGGTCGAACAGCTCCATCCCCAGATATTCTTCCAGCATGCGGATCTGGCGGCTGACCGCCCCCGGTGTCACGCACATCTCCTCGGCAGCGCGTGTGAAATTTCCAAGACGGCCAACCACTTCAAGCTGGCGCAAGGAATTCAACGGCGGAACACGACGTCTCATGTCACAACCTATTGTAAAATATAAGATACTTGCCCTTCTCCTCAAGGTCCGCAGCGCGGGCCGCCAACCTCCCCAAGCGGGGCCCAGAATCTCATGGCATGAGTTTTTGTCAATATCTATCCAAGAAGTTTGGGTTGAAACCCGGCCCGCCTTGGCGCCTTCTTGCCGCGACGGCAGGCAAGGGAGGCGGTGCCATGCGTAACGGTGAGACGGCGGGGAAACGGTGGCAGCTGCATTGGTCGTCGCGCTCGCCCTTTGCCCGCAAGGTGATGATCGGCGCCCATGAACTGGGGCTGGCCGGGGCCATCACCTGCGTTCCGGTCAAGGCGAACCCCTGGCTTCCCGACCCGGTGGTCATGGCGGTCAACCCGCTGGGCAAGGTGCCGGTGCTGCTGCTGGCGGACGGGGGCTGGCTTTATGACAGCTCGGTCATCCTGCAGTTTCTTGAATCCGAGGCCGGGCGGACCGATCTGTTCGGCGGCACAAGATCCGGCCGTCTGGCCATCGAGGCGCGGCAGGCCTTTGCCGACGACCTGATCGGCAAGCTGCTGGCCCTGCTGGACGAAGGCTTCCGCCCGGACGGCGGTGCCGAGGCCGAGACGCGCAAGACCGTGCTGCGCCGCGTGATCCTTGCGGTGCTGGACCATCTGGATACCACCTTGCCCGAACTGCCCGGCAGCCCGCCGGATGCGGGCGACATCGCGACATTCTGCGCGCTGGAATATGCCGATTTCCGTTTCCCGGACCTGGCCTGGAAGGACCGCCGCCCACGGCTTGCCTCATGGCACCGCACCTTCCGCGCCCGGCCATCGGCCCGCGCGACCATGTTCGGCGAATGATCGCGCCCCCAGACATATCAGGAGCTGACCAATGACCTTACCCCCCGCCTATGTCGTAGGGGCTTACGAACACCCGATCCGCGAAGCCGGCGGCAGGACGCTGGCCGAATTGCAGGCCGATGTCGCGCTTGGGGCGCTGACAGATGCCGGGCTTGATATCAAGGATGTCGACGGCTTCTTCTGCGGCCCCGATGCGCCCGGCACCGGGCCGCTGTCGATTGCGGACTACCTCAATCTCGATCTGCGCCATGTCGATACCACCAGCACCTCGGGTTCGTCCTACCTGATCCACATGGCCCATGCCCGGCAGGCGATCGCGGCGGGCAAATGCGATGTGGCGCTGATCACCCTGGCCGGCCGGCCCCGGTCGGAAGGGCTGGCCAAGGGGATCATGCCGCGGCTCGATACGCCCGACCAGCCGGATTACCAGTGGGAACATCCCTATGGGCTGGCGATCCTGGGCATGTATGCGATGGTCGCGCGCCGGCACATGTATGAATACGGCACCACCGCCGAACAGCTGGCCTGGATCAAGGTCGCCGCCTCGCACCATGCGCAGCACAATCCGCATGCGATGCTGCGCCAGCTTGTCACTGTCGACGAGGTGGTCAACTCGCCCCTGGTGGCCGACCCGCTGCACCGGCTTGACTGCTGCATTGTCTCGGACGGTGGCGGCGCGCTGGTCCTGACCCGCCCGGAAATCGCCAAAAGCCTGAAGCGCCCGCTGGTCAAGGTGATCGGCACCGGCGAGGCTCCCAAGCATCAGGAAGGCGGCTATGCCAACGACCTGATCTCGGGCGCGGCCAAATCGGGCCGCATCGCCTATGAAGAGGCAGGCGTCACCCCGCAGGACATCGACTATGTCTCGGTGTATGACAGCTTCACCATCACCGCGCTGATCCAGCTTGAGGATCTGGGATTCTGCGAAAAGGGGCAGGGGGGCCGTTTCGTGGCCGATGGCAACCTGATCTCGGGCGTCGGGAAGCTGCCGTTCAACACCGACGGCGGCGGGCTGTGTTCGAACCACCCTGGCAACCGGGGCTCGATGACCAAGGCGATCGAGGTGGTCCGCCAGCTGCGCGGCGAAGCGACGCCGCAAACCCAGGTCAAGGATTGCAGGCTGGGGCTGGCGAACGGCATCGGCGGTCAGCTTGGCGTGCGGCATGGCTCGGCGACCGTCATCATGGAAAGGGAATGACAATGGCACATCGCAACATGATCGAGCCGGAACCGACCGAGGATTCCGCGCCGTTCTGGGCCGCCGCCAACGAGGGCCGGTTCCTGCTGCGCGTCTGTGCCGATTGCGGGGTGGCGCATTGGTATCCGCGGTCGCATTGCCCGTTCTGTTCATCGCGCAACGTCGAATGGCGCGAGGCTTCGGGCAAGGGCACGATCTACAGCTACACCCTGATGCGCAAGGCAAAGCCCCCCTATGTGCTGACCTATGTCACGCTGGACGAAGGGCCGAAGATGCTGGTCAATATCGTCGACAGCGATTTTGACGCCATAACTATCGGCGCCAGGGTCCATGCCACCTTCGGGGAAAAGACCGCCTCGGGCCGGACGGTGCCGATGTTCACCCTGACCACGGCGGAGGACCGCGCGTGAGTGCCCAGGCCGAGATTGACGACATCACGCGCAATTTCTTTCGCAAGACGCTCTGGGCCATCGAAAGCAGCCCGGTGTGGGAGCGCGAGCGGATCACGCCGCTGATCGCGGAACATCTGCGCTATCAGGTCGCGCTGGAACAATCGGGGGCGCTGTTTGCCGCCGGTCCGCTGTTCGAGGGTGACGGGCCGCCGGTCTGCGGTCTCATCATCCTGCGCGGGGAAAGCGAAGACGAGGTCCGGCGCCTTGCCGATGCCGATCCGATGCATTCCAGCGGTGCGCGGCGCTACAAGCTGCGGCGCTGGCAGGTGAACGAGGGGCGCATCACCCTGACGCTCGATCTGTCGCGCAGCCGGGCGGATCTGCCATGAGCGCGCCCCGCATCCAGGTCATCGTAGGCAGCGTGCGCGAGGGGCGCATCGGGCGCGCCGTGGCCGACTGGTTCACCGCCATCGCCAGCGCGCGCGGCGATCTGAGCTTTGAAACCGTCGATCTGCGCGACCATCCCCTGCCGCTGTTTGACGAGCCGCACCATCCGCGGTCCGGGATCTATACCCGCGACACCACGCGGGCCTGGTCGCAGGTGATCGGCCGGGCCGACGGGTTTGTCTTCGTGACGCCGGAATACAACCACAGCTATCCGGCCTCGCTGAAGAATGCCATCGACTACCTGAACGCGGAATGGGCCGGAAAGCCCGCCGCCTTCATCAGCTATGGTGGCGTTTCGGCAGGCACCCGCGCGGTCGAGGCGCTGTTGCCGGTGCTGGCCTGTTTCGACATGCCGCTGGTGATGCAGCAGGTGAACCTGCCCTTTGCCGGCCAGTCCATGACCGAGGGCCGCTTTGCGCCACCCCCGGTGCAGGAGACTTCGGCCCGTGCGCTGATCGACGCGCTGGCGGCCCGGCTGGCCGGTCGCTAAAGCCGCGACCGGATCAGCCCCGCCACGATCTCGGGCGTCTGAACGGCCATGAAGTGGCCGCTTTCGACGGTTTCGGTCGTGGCATGCGTCAGCCGGGCAGCGTAGCCCCCGACAACCTCGGGGGTGCGCCGCTTGTCATGGCGCCCGGCCACCAGATGGACCGGACAGAGGATGCGCGGGGCAAGGCTGTCAAAGTCGGCCGCCGCAAGCATCCGCATGGTATGCGCATAGCCCTGCGGCACGCTGGACAGTTGCAACCCGAGAAACCGGGCGAAACGCTCGGGCCGGGTGCGCAGAACCTCGGGGTAGGCATCGGGCGCGGTGTCGGTCATCACGAAATGCCGCACGCCATCGGCCTCCAGACTGTCGGCCAGCGCCCGCACCCCCGGACGGCCCTGCGGCGGAACCCCGGTCGCTGGCGCCAAGCCGATCACCTGACGGCAGCGCGCCGGATGCGCGGCGGCAAAGGCCAGTGCAACGCCGCCGCCCACCGCCCCGCCCACCAGCGTGACGGGCGCATCTGCCCCGATATGATCCAGCAGCCCCGCCAGATCGCCGACCAGATCGTCAAGGCTCCAGCCGGTGGCGGGCTTTTCTGACAGGCCGAACCCCCGCAGGTCATAGCGCAGGATCCCCACCGTGTCCGGCAGCAGCGGGACCACCTCGTCCCAGCTGCCCAGTGTGCCGCCCATCTCGTGCACCAGCACCACCAGGGGCGGGGTCGGCCCGCTGACCTGATAGTGCAGGCTGACGCCGTTGACCTCGGCGAACATCCTAGCGCCCCTTGTAATCCGGCTTGCGCTTTTCGGCAAAGGCGCGGCGGCCCTCGTCCCGGTCCTCGGTGCCGCGGATCAGACCCCAGGTGTAGCGTTCCAGCCGCAGGCCCGAGGCAAGCGGCAGATCCAGCCCG
The Gemmobacter sp. DNA segment above includes these coding regions:
- the dctP gene encoding TRAP transporter substrate-binding protein DctP; translated protein: MNMLTKTLFGATFAGCMTVLPAMADTANLKFGTGIPSAGDQWKDYHADWAARVEKSAGDALKLELYPDSALGKNGQMFDRVDAGVADIAWDLPLVYGNRFAGLTVVGLPNFFRDNVAACGAIWKMYEAGMFPALDDYKVIAFTCNPNVNIITKTPLKDITDLSGLKIGLGSKLRGEIVKRMGGVPVSVIVPEYYQSLSRGVIDGVMTNIAVMQAWKLDEEVKYIVDAPFGLAVGAVFMKKSTYDALSDAAKKAIDDNAGYDETIRASENVTAAEKRFTDQVTAAGVSVASATDAQIERLREMTAGLEKEWVDATPNGAALRQAFIDAYNKEVSSR
- a CDS encoding amidohydrolase family protein, with amino-acid sequence MDLAANLPVSPPTVPLPKGAWDCHAHVFGPFDRFPLHPKAPYPPPLATRQDYMAMLDKVGFAHGVLVHPSANGYDNATTADAVLAAPDRLVGVAVVAEDATDAQLASLHGQGFSGIRFTENGHPHSEGTLPLARLGDFRGRLAANGWHAQIWAKCSEILKQADLFASRTTPAILDHMGFFQKGGTVDDAEFRDLIALLRNSAIWVKLTPHRVSDRFPDCADVRAQHDAIVEAIPDRIVWGSDWPFIGMHGQSPDVGRQVDLFDQWIAGDATLRQKVMVDNPARFYRSRA
- a CDS encoding LysR substrate-binding domain-containing protein, whose translation is MRRRVPPLNSLRQLEVVGRLGNFTRAAEEMCVTPGAVSRQIRMLEEYLGMELFDRTAGKLEMSERCAEYARDLSHIFDQIETATHKLTNKDRDSQINICCSMTLTLRWMVPRLQRFHAAYPQWNICLSAETPVPRVLRSNNLDAALRLDDQEMDGIVSYWLFSNELIPVCSPRLLESNPINSVADLANHKLLHSSARPTHWPDWLQVAGARPIPQQDGVTFASSSLAYQAAVEGVGVAAGQISLVMEDIQAGRLVTPIPILCDDGFDYELVLEEDNRDRKVADFAQWVQAEAEAHNAELATVIAGMERRSIEGAGQARER
- a CDS encoding glutathione S-transferase family protein, which encodes MRNGETAGKRWQLHWSSRSPFARKVMIGAHELGLAGAITCVPVKANPWLPDPVVMAVNPLGKVPVLLLADGGWLYDSSVILQFLESEAGRTDLFGGTRSGRLAIEARQAFADDLIGKLLALLDEGFRPDGGAEAETRKTVLRRVILAVLDHLDTTLPELPGSPPDAGDIATFCALEYADFRFPDLAWKDRRPRLASWHRTFRARPSARATMFGE
- a CDS encoding thiolase domain-containing protein is translated as MTLPPAYVVGAYEHPIREAGGRTLAELQADVALGALTDAGLDIKDVDGFFCGPDAPGTGPLSIADYLNLDLRHVDTTSTSGSSYLIHMAHARQAIAAGKCDVALITLAGRPRSEGLAKGIMPRLDTPDQPDYQWEHPYGLAILGMYAMVARRHMYEYGTTAEQLAWIKVAASHHAQHNPHAMLRQLVTVDEVVNSPLVADPLHRLDCCIVSDGGGALVLTRPEIAKSLKRPLVKVIGTGEAPKHQEGGYANDLISGAAKSGRIAYEEAGVTPQDIDYVSVYDSFTITALIQLEDLGFCEKGQGGRFVADGNLISGVGKLPFNTDGGGLCSNHPGNRGSMTKAIEVVRQLRGEATPQTQVKDCRLGLANGIGGQLGVRHGSATVIMERE
- a CDS encoding YciI family protein; translated protein: MSAQAEIDDITRNFFRKTLWAIESSPVWERERITPLIAEHLRYQVALEQSGALFAAGPLFEGDGPPVCGLIILRGESEDEVRRLADADPMHSSGARRYKLRRWQVNEGRITLTLDLSRSRADLP
- a CDS encoding NAD(P)H-dependent oxidoreductase, whose protein sequence is MSAPRIQVIVGSVREGRIGRAVADWFTAIASARGDLSFETVDLRDHPLPLFDEPHHPRSGIYTRDTTRAWSQVIGRADGFVFVTPEYNHSYPASLKNAIDYLNAEWAGKPAAFISYGGVSAGTRAVEALLPVLACFDMPLVMQQVNLPFAGQSMTEGRFAPPPVQETSARALIDALAARLAGR
- a CDS encoding alpha/beta fold hydrolase; translation: MFAEVNGVSLHYQVSGPTPPLVVLVHEMGGTLGSWDEVVPLLPDTVGILRYDLRGFGLSEKPATGWSLDDLVGDLAGLLDHIGADAPVTLVGGAVGGGVALAFAAAHPARCRQVIGLAPATGVPPQGRPGVRALADSLEADGVRHFVMTDTAPDAYPEVLRTRPERFARFLGLQLSSVPQGYAHTMRMLAAADFDSLAPRILCPVHLVAGRHDKRRTPEVVGGYAARLTHATTETVESGHFMAVQTPEIVAGLIRSRL